The Chlamydiota bacterium genome includes the window CGCCAAGTCTCCCCTCGCCCATTAATACAGTTCAAAATTTAATACTCAAAGTTCAAGGATTCCCCCTCGCATAAATAAAAAAAGGGGGACTTGAGGGGAGATGTGAAAGCACCGATGCGTAGCCAGTGCCAATTGCGGAATGATTAGAATTTAGATTTCATTGAAATAAGACTCCTAATACCTTAGAATTTAGACAGCTAAAGAGGATACATTATGGTCTCTTCAAAGAAACTTGTCATAAAAGATAAAATCAATTCGATGGCCCTAAAAGTCGCGAAGTATTATCATCCAGAAAAAATTATTCTGTTTGGTTCATGGGCTTGGGGCAAACCTAAAAAAGACAGCGATGTTGATTTGTTTATCATAAAAAAAGGCAGAAAAAGTTCTCTTGATATGATGAGAGATATTGACCGAATTCTCCTGGGTCGTACCATTCCGATTGATATTCTGGCTTATACACCTATTCAAGTCAAAAAACGTTATTGTATGGGCGACCCTTTTCTAAAGAAAATTCTCCAGTCAGGAAAAGTCCTTTATGAAGCAAGACCTTCCCCATCCAGACCTCGTCGACGAGTGGCTTAAAAGGGCCTATGACGATGAACTCAATATACGTTCTATTTTAAAACATAGAGACGGGACGTCTGCTGTCGTTTGTTTTTTGTCTCAACAAATGGCCGAAAAACACTTCAAGGCACTTCTATTAAAGTTGACTGGAAAACATCCAAAGGTTCATGACCTCGGACAACTTGCAGAACTCACCACACCTTACTTTAAGAAAACTGTAAAGGAATTAACGGAAGAAATGGTCCTTCTAAATCGCTATTACATCGGTACCCGTTATCCTGGAGACATTGACATTACAAGCTTTTCATGGGAAATGGCTGAAGAGGCATTTGATGCAGCTATGATTATTAAAAATTTCGTCTTAGAAAAATTATATCGTTAGGATGTTATGCTCAAAGCTATCATCATCGGCGCCAGTTCTGGAATTGGAAAGGCCTTAGCCCAGCACCTTTCCCAAAAAGGGTATACATTAGGCTTGACTGGGCGAAGAGTCGAGCTTTTGAATGAACTTAAAAAAGAGTTACCCAATCCCACCTTCATCAAACGCATGAATGTGACACAATATGAAGAGGCCATGAAGATTTTACAAGAATTGATTCAGGAAATGGGTGGGATGGATTTGATGGTGATCAATGCAGGGGTTCGTTTCTTCAATGATGCCCTTCATTGGAAAGAAGAATTTCAAACCATTAGTACTAATGTCACAGGTTTTGCAG containing:
- a CDS encoding HEPN domain-containing protein, producing the protein MKQDLPHPDLVDEWLKRAYDDELNIRSILKHRDGTSAVVCFLSQQMAEKHFKALLLKLTGKHPKVHDLGQLAELTTPYFKKTVKELTEEMVLLNRYYIGTRYPGDIDITSFSWEMAEEAFDAAMIIKNFVLEKLYR
- a CDS encoding nucleotidyltransferase domain-containing protein → MVSSKKLVIKDKINSMALKVAKYYHPEKIILFGSWAWGKPKKDSDVDLFIIKKGRKSSLDMMRDIDRILLGRTIPIDILAYTPIQVKKRYCMGDPFLKKILQSGKVLYEARPSPSRPRRRVA